Proteins found in one Neodiprion lecontei isolate iyNeoLeco1 chromosome 6, iyNeoLeco1.1, whole genome shotgun sequence genomic segment:
- the LOC107220281 gene encoding aldo-keto reductase family 1 member B1 isoform X3: protein MNTVPVKKFYNQVEIPVLGLGTWKSKPGEVTQAVKDAIDIGYRHIDGAFIYRNEAEVGEAVQAKIKEGVIKRQDIFLTSKLWNTFHRPEAVEPAIRTTLKNLGVDYVDLYLIHWPIPYKEGKELQPTGVNGEILFSDYDYVDTWKAMEKLYEKGLAKNIGVSNFNEEQLERVLKEGKIKPVTNQVECHPYLTQIKLSEYCKSKGITITAYCPLGCPDRPWGKPEDPKLLDDLKITSIAKKYKKSPAQVVLRYQVQRGHIVIPKSVNKSRIQENFNIFNFELSKEDIELINSFDCGGRICALRECNESPYYPFKN from the exons ATGAATACAGTaccagtgaaaaaattttacaatcaagTGGAAATTCCCGTTCTTGGACTAGGAACTTGGAAA TCTAAACCCGGTGAAGTGACTCAAGCCGTTAAGGATGCAATCGATATCGGGTATCGCCACATCGATGGCGCTTTTATCTACCGCAACGAAGCGGAAGTCGGCGAAGCCGTGCAAGCTAAAATTAAAGAAGGAGTCATCAAACGACAGGACATATTCCTTACGAGCAAACTTTGGAACACTTTCCATAGGCCAGAGGCTGTTGAACCTGCAATAAGGACTACATTGAAGAATTTGGGTGTTGATTATGTCGATCTGTACTTGATACATTGGCCAATACCTTACAAAG aggGTAAGGAACTTCAACCTACCGGCGTCAATGGCGAAATACTGTTCAGCGATTACGACTACGTCGATACTTGGAAAGCCATGGAAAAGTTGTATGAAAAGGGATTAGCAAAGAACATTGGTGTCAGCAATTTTAACGAAGAACAATTGGAGCGCGTGTTAAAGGAGGGAAAGATCAAGCCTGTCACGAATCAAGTCGAATGTCATCCGTATTTGACCCAGATAAAATTGTCCGAGTATTGCAAATCAAAGGGAATTACCATAACCGCATATTGCCCGCTAGGATGCCCGGACAGACCGTGGGGAAAACCTGAGGATCCGAAGCTTTTAGATGATCTAAAGATTACAAGCATTGCTAAGAAGTACAAGAAGAGTCCCGCTCAAGTTGTGCTCCGTTATCAG GTTCAACGTGGGCATATCGTCATCCCAAAGTCAGTGAACAAATCTCGCATCCAAGAGAATTTCAACATCTTTAATTTTGAACTTTCCAAAGAAGACATTGAGCTAATCAACTCGTTCGATTGCGGTGGAAGAATTTGTGCATTGCGAGA gtgtaACGAGAGCCCATACTATCCGTTCAAGAATTAA
- the LOC107220281 gene encoding aldo-keto reductase family 1 member B1 isoform X4 yields the protein MSVNWEFNTLTTDMINQISLLATMTQAVKDAIDIGYRHIDGAFIYRNEAEVGEAVQAKIKEGVIKRQDIFLTSKLWNTFHRPEAVEPAIRTTLKNLGVDYVDLYLIHWPIPYKEGKELQPTGVNGEILFSDYDYVDTWKAMEKLYEKGLAKNIGVSNFNEEQLERVLKEGKIKPVTNQVECHPYLTQIKLSEYCKSKGITITAYCPLGCPDRPWGKPEDPKLLDDLKITSIAKKYKKSPAQVVLRYQVQRGHIVIPKSVNKSRIQENFNIFNFELSKEDIELINSFDCGGRICALRECNESPYYPFKN from the exons ATGAGCGTGAATTGGGAATTTAACACACTAACAACAGACATGATAAATCAAATTTCGCTACTGGCTACGA TGACTCAAGCCGTTAAGGATGCAATCGATATCGGGTATCGCCACATCGATGGCGCTTTTATCTACCGCAACGAAGCGGAAGTCGGCGAAGCCGTGCAAGCTAAAATTAAAGAAGGAGTCATCAAACGACAGGACATATTCCTTACGAGCAAACTTTGGAACACTTTCCATAGGCCAGAGGCTGTTGAACCTGCAATAAGGACTACATTGAAGAATTTGGGTGTTGATTATGTCGATCTGTACTTGATACATTGGCCAATACCTTACAAAG aggGTAAGGAACTTCAACCTACCGGCGTCAATGGCGAAATACTGTTCAGCGATTACGACTACGTCGATACTTGGAAAGCCATGGAAAAGTTGTATGAAAAGGGATTAGCAAAGAACATTGGTGTCAGCAATTTTAACGAAGAACAATTGGAGCGCGTGTTAAAGGAGGGAAAGATCAAGCCTGTCACGAATCAAGTCGAATGTCATCCGTATTTGACCCAGATAAAATTGTCCGAGTATTGCAAATCAAAGGGAATTACCATAACCGCATATTGCCCGCTAGGATGCCCGGACAGACCGTGGGGAAAACCTGAGGATCCGAAGCTTTTAGATGATCTAAAGATTACAAGCATTGCTAAGAAGTACAAGAAGAGTCCCGCTCAAGTTGTGCTCCGTTATCAG GTTCAACGTGGGCATATCGTCATCCCAAAGTCAGTGAACAAATCTCGCATCCAAGAGAATTTCAACATCTTTAATTTTGAACTTTCCAAAGAAGACATTGAGCTAATCAACTCGTTCGATTGCGGTGGAAGAATTTGTGCATTGCGAGA gtgtaACGAGAGCCCATACTATCCGTTCAAGAATTAA
- the LOC107220305 gene encoding aldo-keto reductase family 1 member B1-like isoform X1 encodes MIVQCPNHDVPFRHFYVDETRRLRNIERGAEARGQCSWTCEMIYDVSPIKPKGESSTGGTSRNLPIAFHASKPNEVTQAVKDAIDIGYRHIDGAHLYANEKEIGEAVRAKIQQGVIKREDIFITGKLWNTFHRPGAVEPSLRRTLEDLGVEYIDLYLIHWPMSYKEGSNFQPKDANGKLVYADYDYVDTWKAMEEVYEKGLVKNIGVSNFNEEQLERVLKAGKIKPVTNQIECQPYLGQFKLSEYCKSKGIVVTAFRPLGRPDSTVIKKGEPTLLEDNRIIRLSKKYNKTPAQVLLRYQIDRGHVVIPKSVSKSRLKENFDIFDFELSKEDVELINSCDCNKRFCPMSDAIDSPYFPFRD; translated from the exons ATGATAGTTCAATGCCCGAACCACGACGTTCCATTCCGTCACTTTTACGTGGATGAGACGCGCAGACTCAGAAACATCGAGCGCGGAGCAGAAGCACGTGGACAATGCAGCTGGACATGTGAAATGATTTATGACGTCTCACCAATCAAGCCGAAAGGCGAATCGAGTACAGGAGGCACATCGAGAAACCTTCCGATAGCCTTTCACGCT TCGAAACCGAATGAAGTGACGCAAGCTGTTAAGGATGCGATTGATATTGGCTACCGGCATATCGATGGTGCCCATTTGTAcgcgaatgaaaaagaaattggcgAGGCTGTGCGAGCTAAGATTCAACAAGGCGTTATCAAACGAGAAGATATCTTCATCACCGGTAAACTCTGGAACACTTTTCATCGGCCAGGTGCTGTTGAACCTTCGTTGAGACGAACACTCGAAGATTTGGGCGTTGAGTATATTGACCTCTACTTGATACACTGGCCAATGTCTTACAAAg AGGGCAGCAATTTCCAGCCGAAGGACGCCAATGGCAAACTTGTATACGCTGACTACGATTACGTCGATACATGGAAAGCCATGGAGGAGGTTTACGAAAAGGgattggtgaaaaatattggcGTAAGCAATTTCAACGAGGAGCAGCTGGAACGAGTGTTGAAAGCCGGAAAAATTAAGCCGGTTACCAATCAAATCGAATGCCAGCCTTACTTGGGCCAATTCAAGCTTTCAGAATACTGTAAATCCAAGGGCATCGTTGTAACAGCGTTCCGCCCATTAGGACGCCCGGATAGTACAGTGATAAAAAAAGGGGAGCCGACACTTCTGGAAGATAACAGGATCATAAGGCTTTCCAAGAAGTATAACAAAACTCCCGCACAAGTTTTGCTCCGTTATCAA ATCGATCGTGGACATGTCGTCATCCCTAAATCAGTGTCAAAATCTCggctgaaagaaaatttcgatatttttgatttcgaaCTTTCCAAGGAAGACGTTGAACTCATCAATTCCTGTGACtgcaataaaagattttgccCAATGTCTGA tgccaTCGACAGTCCCTATTTTCCCTTCAGGGATTAA
- the LOC107220264 gene encoding uncharacterized protein LOC107220264, producing the protein MATLHCRSGCKSDVRVNREPPAKHFENAVSKFEERRGSMVQRQQFLKNKITTMERSIPALMAYNMWVSGQKCADAPLCKVKEIMAKFSPTPDPTDKLLENLKNTVSELNAETEKLHGKIIDTEIELEESGMELDSLESANNDLTKRITDLEHEVEKTTVPSLHSIHSEDLVCLSKLRKLGSEEVNLKCCIRELEEKEVKFRQQIEQLLTSREFQKDSGGKKMVKRIQELESTERKMNCALQTHKHNMHQLKKKLMQKEKAIIEMEMCLGMDGESKGSKKNSIAKKDCKQSSSQSGSWLPHWMVPSCSKVSDSTSSPRKGSESSSGAAAFTTDAEVSRQKNSLRS; encoded by the exons ATGGCAACGTTACACTGCCGTT CGGGGTGTAAATCTGACGTGCGAGTAAACAGGGAACCACCGGcaaaacattttgaaaatgcggtgtcaaagtttgaagaacGTCGCGGCAGCATGGTGCAACGTCAGCAGTTtctcaaaaataaaatcaccaCCATGGAGAGATCAATTCCTGCTCTGATGGCCTATAACATGTGGGTATCGGGACAAAAATGCGCTGATGCACCACTGTGCAAGGTTAAAGAAATTATGGCTAAATTCTCGCCAACACCTGATCCTACAGACAAGCTGCTGGAAAATTTAAAGAATACCGTGTCTGAGCTAAATGCGGAAACTGAGAAACTGCAC GGTAAAATAATCGACACGGAAATAGAGTTGGAAGAAAGCGGAATGGAACTGGATTCTTTGGAATCGGCAAACAACGATCTGACTAAACGAATAACAGACCTGGAGCATGAAGTAGAAAAAACTACTGTGCCAAGTCTTCATTCCATTCACTCGGAAGACCTCGTTTGTCTTTCGAAACTTCGCAAGCTTGGATCCGAGGAGGTGAATTTGAAGTGTTGTATCCGTGAACTGGAGGAGAAGGAGGTCAAGTTCCGACAGCAAATAGAACAGCTACTGACTTCGAGAGAATTCCAGAAGGACTCGGGTGGTAAAAAAATGGTTAAACGGATCCAGGAGCTCGAATCgacggagagaaaaatgaactGTGCGTTACAGACACACAAGCATAACATGCACCAACTTAAAAAGAAGCTGATGCAAAAAGAAAAGGCTATA ATTGAAATGGAAATGTGCCTTGGAATGGACGGGGAATCAAAAGGCTCGAAAAAGAACTCCATTGCCAAAAAAGACTGCAAGCAAAGTTCAAGTCAGAGTGGTTCCTGGCTGCCACATTGGATGGTTCCTAGCTGTTCAAAGGTTTCCGACTCCACAAGTTCTCCCAGAAAGGGATCGGAATCATCGTCTGGCGCAGCAGCATTCACAACTGACGCCGAAGTAAGCCGACAGAAAAATTCGCTAAGATCTTGA
- the LOC107220281 gene encoding aldo-keto reductase family 1 member B1 isoform X2, translating to MEEKIFRDEYSTSEKILQSSGNSRSWTRNLEMTQAVKDAIDIGYRHIDGAFIYRNEAEVGEAVQAKIKEGVIKRQDIFLTSKLWNTFHRPEAVEPAIRTTLKNLGVDYVDLYLIHWPIPYKEGKELQPTGVNGEILFSDYDYVDTWKAMEKLYEKGLAKNIGVSNFNEEQLERVLKEGKIKPVTNQVECHPYLTQIKLSEYCKSKGITITAYCPLGCPDRPWGKPEDPKLLDDLKITSIAKKYKKSPAQVVLRYQVQRGHIVIPKSVNKSRIQENFNIFNFELSKEDIELINSFDCGGRICALRECNESPYYPFKN from the exons ATGGAAGAAAAG ATTTTTCGTGATGAATACAGTaccagtgaaaaaattttacaatcaagTGGAAATTCCCGTTCTTGGACTAGGAACTTGGAAA TGACTCAAGCCGTTAAGGATGCAATCGATATCGGGTATCGCCACATCGATGGCGCTTTTATCTACCGCAACGAAGCGGAAGTCGGCGAAGCCGTGCAAGCTAAAATTAAAGAAGGAGTCATCAAACGACAGGACATATTCCTTACGAGCAAACTTTGGAACACTTTCCATAGGCCAGAGGCTGTTGAACCTGCAATAAGGACTACATTGAAGAATTTGGGTGTTGATTATGTCGATCTGTACTTGATACATTGGCCAATACCTTACAAAG aggGTAAGGAACTTCAACCTACCGGCGTCAATGGCGAAATACTGTTCAGCGATTACGACTACGTCGATACTTGGAAAGCCATGGAAAAGTTGTATGAAAAGGGATTAGCAAAGAACATTGGTGTCAGCAATTTTAACGAAGAACAATTGGAGCGCGTGTTAAAGGAGGGAAAGATCAAGCCTGTCACGAATCAAGTCGAATGTCATCCGTATTTGACCCAGATAAAATTGTCCGAGTATTGCAAATCAAAGGGAATTACCATAACCGCATATTGCCCGCTAGGATGCCCGGACAGACCGTGGGGAAAACCTGAGGATCCGAAGCTTTTAGATGATCTAAAGATTACAAGCATTGCTAAGAAGTACAAGAAGAGTCCCGCTCAAGTTGTGCTCCGTTATCAG GTTCAACGTGGGCATATCGTCATCCCAAAGTCAGTGAACAAATCTCGCATCCAAGAGAATTTCAACATCTTTAATTTTGAACTTTCCAAAGAAGACATTGAGCTAATCAACTCGTTCGATTGCGGTGGAAGAATTTGTGCATTGCGAGA gtgtaACGAGAGCCCATACTATCCGTTCAAGAATTAA
- the LOC107220305 gene encoding aldo-keto reductase family 1 member B1-like isoform X3, producing the protein MDTKSKPNEVTQAVKDAIDIGYRHIDGAHLYANEKEIGEAVRAKIQQGVIKREDIFITGKLWNTFHRPGAVEPSLRRTLEDLGVEYIDLYLIHWPMSYKEGSNFQPKDANGKLVYADYDYVDTWKAMEEVYEKGLVKNIGVSNFNEEQLERVLKAGKIKPVTNQIECQPYLGQFKLSEYCKSKGIVVTAFRPLGRPDSTVIKKGEPTLLEDNRIIRLSKKYNKTPAQVLLRYQIDRGHVVIPKSVSKSRLKENFDIFDFELSKEDVELINSCDCNKRFCPMSDAIDSPYFPFRD; encoded by the exons ATGGATACAAAA TCGAAACCGAATGAAGTGACGCAAGCTGTTAAGGATGCGATTGATATTGGCTACCGGCATATCGATGGTGCCCATTTGTAcgcgaatgaaaaagaaattggcgAGGCTGTGCGAGCTAAGATTCAACAAGGCGTTATCAAACGAGAAGATATCTTCATCACCGGTAAACTCTGGAACACTTTTCATCGGCCAGGTGCTGTTGAACCTTCGTTGAGACGAACACTCGAAGATTTGGGCGTTGAGTATATTGACCTCTACTTGATACACTGGCCAATGTCTTACAAAg AGGGCAGCAATTTCCAGCCGAAGGACGCCAATGGCAAACTTGTATACGCTGACTACGATTACGTCGATACATGGAAAGCCATGGAGGAGGTTTACGAAAAGGgattggtgaaaaatattggcGTAAGCAATTTCAACGAGGAGCAGCTGGAACGAGTGTTGAAAGCCGGAAAAATTAAGCCGGTTACCAATCAAATCGAATGCCAGCCTTACTTGGGCCAATTCAAGCTTTCAGAATACTGTAAATCCAAGGGCATCGTTGTAACAGCGTTCCGCCCATTAGGACGCCCGGATAGTACAGTGATAAAAAAAGGGGAGCCGACACTTCTGGAAGATAACAGGATCATAAGGCTTTCCAAGAAGTATAACAAAACTCCCGCACAAGTTTTGCTCCGTTATCAA ATCGATCGTGGACATGTCGTCATCCCTAAATCAGTGTCAAAATCTCggctgaaagaaaatttcgatatttttgatttcgaaCTTTCCAAGGAAGACGTTGAACTCATCAATTCCTGTGACtgcaataaaagattttgccCAATGTCTGA tgccaTCGACAGTCCCTATTTTCCCTTCAGGGATTAA
- the LOC107220291 gene encoding 39S ribosomal protein L43, mitochondrial, with protein MSNSHLFMKTGFPRAALNNGIGRYVCQLQRVTIKFCKNNGSSRGVRDFLEHDLVNFAKENPGIVVYVKPRRHRTPALSAEYLNGEKQLLFCRNYTREEVNKWLGLLRSQVRDTSAIRLRKMWHTDNPSIQGPWTPWTFRDPAQNLVEFPDPKLFKMETEQQTATEKLLEIFKAQQEAERKRANETG; from the exons ATGTCGAATTCgcatttatttatgaaaacgGGGTTTCCCCGTGCAGCATTGAACAATGGTATTGGACGTTACGTGTGCCAACTGCAACGTGTTACaataaaattctgcaaaaaCAATGGATCGAGCCGTGGAGTGCG AGATTTCCTCGAACACGATCTTGTAAATTTCGCCAAGGAGAATCCGGGAATCGTCGTATACGTAAAACCTCGGAGGCATAGGACACCTGCTCTGAGTGCTGAATACC TAAATGGAGAAAAGCAGTTGCTATTCTGCAGAAATTATACACGGGAGGAAGTTAACAAATGGTTGGGGTTACTGCGATCGCAAGTACGTGACACTTCGGCTATAAGACTTAGGAAAATGTGGCACACGGATAATCCTTCCATCCAGGGACCTTGGACACCTTGGACATTTAGAGACCCTGCTCAGAATCTGGTTGAATTTCCCGAT CCCAAGTTATTCAAGATGGAGACCGAACAACAAACAGCCACAGAAAAGTTACTGGAGATATTTAAAGCTCAACAAGAagctgaaagaaaaagagcgaACGAAACGGGATAG
- the LOC107220305 gene encoding aldo-keto reductase family 1 member B1-like isoform X2, whose protein sequence is MVKVPTVKFYNGTEIPAIGLGTWRSKPNEVTQAVKDAIDIGYRHIDGAHLYANEKEIGEAVRAKIQQGVIKREDIFITGKLWNTFHRPGAVEPSLRRTLEDLGVEYIDLYLIHWPMSYKEGSNFQPKDANGKLVYADYDYVDTWKAMEEVYEKGLVKNIGVSNFNEEQLERVLKAGKIKPVTNQIECQPYLGQFKLSEYCKSKGIVVTAFRPLGRPDSTVIKKGEPTLLEDNRIIRLSKKYNKTPAQVLLRYQIDRGHVVIPKSVSKSRLKENFDIFDFELSKEDVELINSCDCNKRFCPMSDAIDSPYFPFRD, encoded by the exons ATGGTCAAAGTACCGACAGTGAAGTTCTACAATGGAACGGAAATCCCGGCGATTGGACTCGGCACTTGGAGG TCGAAACCGAATGAAGTGACGCAAGCTGTTAAGGATGCGATTGATATTGGCTACCGGCATATCGATGGTGCCCATTTGTAcgcgaatgaaaaagaaattggcgAGGCTGTGCGAGCTAAGATTCAACAAGGCGTTATCAAACGAGAAGATATCTTCATCACCGGTAAACTCTGGAACACTTTTCATCGGCCAGGTGCTGTTGAACCTTCGTTGAGACGAACACTCGAAGATTTGGGCGTTGAGTATATTGACCTCTACTTGATACACTGGCCAATGTCTTACAAAg AGGGCAGCAATTTCCAGCCGAAGGACGCCAATGGCAAACTTGTATACGCTGACTACGATTACGTCGATACATGGAAAGCCATGGAGGAGGTTTACGAAAAGGgattggtgaaaaatattggcGTAAGCAATTTCAACGAGGAGCAGCTGGAACGAGTGTTGAAAGCCGGAAAAATTAAGCCGGTTACCAATCAAATCGAATGCCAGCCTTACTTGGGCCAATTCAAGCTTTCAGAATACTGTAAATCCAAGGGCATCGTTGTAACAGCGTTCCGCCCATTAGGACGCCCGGATAGTACAGTGATAAAAAAAGGGGAGCCGACACTTCTGGAAGATAACAGGATCATAAGGCTTTCCAAGAAGTATAACAAAACTCCCGCACAAGTTTTGCTCCGTTATCAA ATCGATCGTGGACATGTCGTCATCCCTAAATCAGTGTCAAAATCTCggctgaaagaaaatttcgatatttttgatttcgaaCTTTCCAAGGAAGACGTTGAACTCATCAATTCCTGTGACtgcaataaaagattttgccCAATGTCTGA tgccaTCGACAGTCCCTATTTTCCCTTCAGGGATTAA
- the LOC107220281 gene encoding aldo-keto reductase family 1 member B1 isoform X1 translates to MQITKDYKDSATRYAEVHVLEKSKKSSDSSSLRRGEASGVIFWWRFFVMNTVPVKKFYNQVEIPVLGLGTWKSKPGEVTQAVKDAIDIGYRHIDGAFIYRNEAEVGEAVQAKIKEGVIKRQDIFLTSKLWNTFHRPEAVEPAIRTTLKNLGVDYVDLYLIHWPIPYKEGKELQPTGVNGEILFSDYDYVDTWKAMEKLYEKGLAKNIGVSNFNEEQLERVLKEGKIKPVTNQVECHPYLTQIKLSEYCKSKGITITAYCPLGCPDRPWGKPEDPKLLDDLKITSIAKKYKKSPAQVVLRYQVQRGHIVIPKSVNKSRIQENFNIFNFELSKEDIELINSFDCGGRICALRECNESPYYPFKN, encoded by the exons ATGCAAATAACTAAGGACTATAAAGATAGCGCAACCCGGTATGCAGAGGTTCATGTTTTGGAAAAGTCGAAGAAATCCAGTGACTCTTCTAGTCTACGCAGAGGCGAAGCGAGTGGGGTTATTTTTTGGTGGCG ATTTTTCGTGATGAATACAGTaccagtgaaaaaattttacaatcaagTGGAAATTCCCGTTCTTGGACTAGGAACTTGGAAA TCTAAACCCGGTGAAGTGACTCAAGCCGTTAAGGATGCAATCGATATCGGGTATCGCCACATCGATGGCGCTTTTATCTACCGCAACGAAGCGGAAGTCGGCGAAGCCGTGCAAGCTAAAATTAAAGAAGGAGTCATCAAACGACAGGACATATTCCTTACGAGCAAACTTTGGAACACTTTCCATAGGCCAGAGGCTGTTGAACCTGCAATAAGGACTACATTGAAGAATTTGGGTGTTGATTATGTCGATCTGTACTTGATACATTGGCCAATACCTTACAAAG aggGTAAGGAACTTCAACCTACCGGCGTCAATGGCGAAATACTGTTCAGCGATTACGACTACGTCGATACTTGGAAAGCCATGGAAAAGTTGTATGAAAAGGGATTAGCAAAGAACATTGGTGTCAGCAATTTTAACGAAGAACAATTGGAGCGCGTGTTAAAGGAGGGAAAGATCAAGCCTGTCACGAATCAAGTCGAATGTCATCCGTATTTGACCCAGATAAAATTGTCCGAGTATTGCAAATCAAAGGGAATTACCATAACCGCATATTGCCCGCTAGGATGCCCGGACAGACCGTGGGGAAAACCTGAGGATCCGAAGCTTTTAGATGATCTAAAGATTACAAGCATTGCTAAGAAGTACAAGAAGAGTCCCGCTCAAGTTGTGCTCCGTTATCAG GTTCAACGTGGGCATATCGTCATCCCAAAGTCAGTGAACAAATCTCGCATCCAAGAGAATTTCAACATCTTTAATTTTGAACTTTCCAAAGAAGACATTGAGCTAATCAACTCGTTCGATTGCGGTGGAAGAATTTGTGCATTGCGAGA gtgtaACGAGAGCCCATACTATCCGTTCAAGAATTAA